In one Conger conger chromosome 5, fConCon1.1, whole genome shotgun sequence genomic region, the following are encoded:
- the si:dkey-126h10.1 gene encoding vesicular inhibitory amino acid transporter, protein MLRLWLRWLGTQVEVLRNYRFGLRTEEESLGFAQQDELSRTYGEEDPGEEEQGSPCSLTGAAQNTASPKITTWEAAWNVTNAIQGIFVLGLPYALLQSGYLGLVLLVLAAVLCGYTGKILIACLYEDGEDGTPVRVRNTYEDVANACCAGLCPRLGGKIVNAAQVVELMMTCILYLVVSSNLASHSFPFIPISPVAWSLVTFLTLVPCMLIRDLRVVSRLSLLCSVAQFFITTIVIVYCLTQAHRWSWRRSPIPVDFEKLLVSVGVIIFSYTSQIFLPTLEGSMADRAGFADMVTWTHALACVFKTAFSLLAFLTWGEETKEVITDNLPPTLRIAVNLCLLAKALLSYPLPFYAAAAVLQGCVGQCGATWLGVQEGSLVLRAGLLLLTFLAAMYMPHFSLLMGLTGSMTGAAMTFLLPSLFHLQLKWKKLDNKHKALDFLILVLGSLCSLSGVICSIKGMSKAFGGR, encoded by the exons ATGTTGCGTCTGTGGCTGAGGTGGCTGGGGACACAAGTAGAGGTGTTGAGAAACTACCGTTTTGGCCTTCGGACAGAAGAGGAAAGCCTAGGGTTTGCACAGCAGGATGAGCTGAGCAGAACGTACGGTGAAGAGGACCCGGGGGAAGAGGAACAGGGCTCCCCCTGCAGTCTAACTGGGGCTGCCCAAAACACTGCCAGCCCCAAAATAACCACCTGGGAGGCAGCCTGGAACGTCACCAATGCCATCCAG GGTATCTTTGTCCTGGGTCTGCCCTACGCCCTCCTGCAGAGCGGGTATCTGGGCTTGGTCCTCCTGGTCCTGGCCGCAGTCctctgtggctacactgggaagaTCCTCATCGCCTGCCTGTACGAGGACGGCGAAGACGGGACGCCGGTCCGGGTGAGGAACACCTACGAGGATGTCGCCAACGCCTGTTGTGCTGGGCTGTGTCCCCGCTTAGGTGGGAAAATCGTCAACGCAGCCCAGGTGGTGGAGCTGATGATGACCTGCATCTTGTACCTGGTTGTCAGCAGCAACCTCGCGAGCCACAGCTTCCCCTTCATCCCCATCTCCCCCGTGGCCTGGTCCCTGGTCACCTTCCTGACCCTGGTTCCCTGCATGCTGATCCGGGACCTGCGGGTGGTCTCCCGGCTCAGCCTCCTCTGCTCCGTGGCCCAGTTCTTCATCACCACCATCGTCATCGTGTACTGCCTGACCCAGGCCCACCGCTGGTCCTGGAGGAGGTCGCCCATCCCCGTGGACTTCGAGAAGCTCCTGGTCTCCGTGGGGGTGATCATCTTCAGCTACACCTCCCAGATATTCCTCCCCACCTTGGAGGGCAGCATGGCTGACAGGGCTGGCTTTGCAGACATGGTGACCTGGACCCACGCCCTGGCCTGCGTCTTCAAGACCGCCTTCTCCCTGCTGGCCTTCCTCACCTGGGGCGAGGAGACCAAAGAGGTCATCACCGACAACCTGCCCCCGACCCTACGCATCGCAGTGAACCTCTGCTTGCTGGCCAAGGCCCTGCTCTCCTACCCCCTGCCCTTCTACGCGGCTGCCGCGGTCCTCCAGGGATGCgttgggcagtgtggggcaACGTGGCTCGGGGTGCAGGAGGGCTCCTTGGTCCTAAGGGCCGGCCTGCTCCTGCTCACCTTCCTCGCCGCCATGTACATGCCCCACTTCTCCCTGCTCATGGGACTGACGGGCAGCATGACGGGAGCAGCCATGACTTTCCTTCTGCCCTCGCTCTTCCACCTGCAGCTCAAGTGGAAGAAACTGGACAACAAGCACAAGGCCCTTGACTTCCTGATCTTAGTGCTAGGGTCTTTATGTAGCTTGTCTGGTGTCATTTGCTCTATTAAAGGAATGAGCAAAGCCTTTGGAGGCAGATAA